TCTGTACCGCTTGCTTTGACGGAAGGTATCCGTCGCGGCTTCCTCAAAAGATATCTAAGCGCATATTGGAGTAAAAACTATGGCAAAATTCATATTCGTTACCGGAGGGGTGATCTCAAGCCTGGGCAAAGGAATTGCCTCGGCTTCCATTGGCAGGATCCTGGAATCGCGGGGATTGAAGGTTACTTTAATGAAGCTCGACCCGTATATCAACGTCGATCCCGGGACAATGAACCCTTACCAGCACGGCGAGGTTTATGTCACCGAGGACGGGGCTGAAACAGACCTGGACCTGGGGCATTATGAGAGGTTTACTCACGCCAAACTGACCAGGTTAAATAATTTTACCAGCGGCCAGGTTTATAACAGCGTTATAAGCAGGGAGCGCAGAGGCGATTACCTGGGCAAGACCATCCAGGTCATCCCGCATATCACCAACGAGATAAAAGACAGGGTCAAGAAGGTCGGCGCTGCTTCTGACGTGGATATAGTGCTGGTGGAGATCGGCGGGACAGTCGGCGACATCGAAAGCCTTCCTTTCCTGGAGGCGGCCAGGCAGTTCGGCCTGGATATGGGAAGGGAGAACGTCCTGTATATCCATTTGACCCTTGTTCCTTATATTAAGGCAGCGGATGAGCTGAAGACCAAGCCATCACAGCACAGCGTGGGCACATTGCGCGAGATCGGGATCCAGCCGGATATCCTGATCTGCCGGACGGAAAGGGCCCTGTCCCGGGAGATCAAAGAAAAGATATCGCTTTTCTGCAATATCCGTCCGCAGTCGGTCATTGAATCCAAAGACGCCCCGACCATATACCAGATACCTTTGGATTTCAAGAACCAGATACTGGACGAGATAATCCTCAGCCATTTCCAGTTGATCTGCAAAAACACGGAATTAAAGGAATGGCAGGAGAATGTGGTGGAAAAACTGCTTAACCCCCAGAAGAAGATCTGTATCGCCCTGGTGGGTAAATATATCGGCTTGCAGGACGCCTATAAATCGATCTATGAGGCCCTGGTGCACGCCGGGATCGCCAATAACACAAAGGTAGAGATCAAAAAGATAGATTCGGAGGAACTGCAAAAGGATAATGCCGGGGATATGCTGAAGGACGTCTGCGGGATACTGGTCCCCGGAGGCTTCGGCTACCGCGGGATCGAGGGAAAGATCAAGGCAATACGATACGCCAGGGAGAATAACATTCCCTTCCTGGGATTATGCCTGGGAATGCAGTGCAGCGTCATCGAATTCGCCAGGAATGCCTGCTGTATGAAAGAGGCCAATTCCACGGAATTCCGCAAGAGCCGCTATCCGGTGATCAGCCTTTTGGAAGAGCAGGCCGATGTCGAAGACAAAGGCGGGACAATGCGTTTAGGCGCGTATCCCTGCAGGCTCAAGCCAGGGACCCTGGCCGCTAAAATGTACCGCAAAACATCCATTACAGAGCGCCACAGGCACAGGTATGAATTCAACAATAAATACCGCAAGGCCCTGGAAAAGAAGGGTATGGTTTTTTCCGGGATATACCCCAAGGATAACCTGGTGGAGATAGTCGAGCTTAAGAATCATCCGTATTTCATCGCGGTGCAGTTCCATCCGGAATTCAAATCCAAGCCTGATGCCCCGCATCCGTTATTCCGGGGCTTCATAAACGCGGCGGGGCGGTTATCAACTCAAAGCAAAAGCGCCCCAAAGGAAAAATGAAAGCCATATTAGCGTTAGAAGACGGGAAAATATTTCACGGTAAGTCCTTCGGAGCCAGCGGGGAAAGCTATGGCGAGGTGGTCTTTAACACCGGGATGACCGGTTACCAGGAAGTGATCACTGACCCGTCATATAAAGGACAGATCGTGGCAATGACCTATCCGTTAATCGGCAATTACGGGATAAACAATGAAGACGGGGAATCGCGCAAGTCTTTTCTGGAAGGCTTTGTGGTCAAGGAATACAGCAAGGTGGCCAGCAACTGGCGCAGCGTCAAATCCCTGGGCGATTACTTGAAGGAGAATAATGTCCTGGGTATTGAAGGAGTGGATACCCGGGAACTGACCCTGCATATCCGTCAGCTCGGCGCAATGAAGGCTGTCCTGTCCACCATTGATCTGGATGAGCAAAGCCTGGTGAGAAAGGCCAAAGGCTCCAAAGGATTGATCGGAGTGGACTTGGTCAAGGAAGTAAGCATTGATGAGAAATATAACTGGAAGCAGAATGCCAAGGCCAAGAAGCTCTTTAAAGTGGTGGTGATCGATTGCGGGGTAAAATACAATATCCTCCGGCAATTAGAGGCCAGCGGATGCCAGGTGATCGTGGTGCCGGCCAGCACTACTTCCGGAGAGATAATGAAGATGAAGCCTGACGGGTTATTCCTTTCCAACGGCCCGGGAGACCCGGCAGCAGTGGATTATGTGGTCAATACCACCAGAAAACTTTTAGATAAACTGCCGATCTTCGGTATCTGCCTGGGACATCAGATGCTCGGCCAGGCTTTCGGCGCCAAGACCTTCAAGCTTAAATTCGGGCATCATGGTTCCAACCATCCGGTTAAGGACCTGAAAACCGGCAAAGTGGCCATTACCGTGCAGAATCACGGGTTTTGCGTGGATATGGAGACCTTGAATAAGAAGGATGTGGAGATTACCCATATAAACCTTAATGATAATACCCTGGAAGGTATGCGCCACAAAAAACTTCCGATATTTTCCGTGCAATATCATCCTGAGGCAGCGCCTGGGCCGCATGACGCCGCGTATTTATTCAAAGATTTCGTAAAACTGATGAAGAAGAATGCCTAAACGTACAGATATAAAGAAAATATTGATCATCAGCTCCGGGCCTATTGTCATCGGCCAGGGCTGTGAATTTGATTATTCCGGGACCCAGGCCTGCAAGGTCTTGCGCCAGGAGGGGTATGAGGTTATCCTGGTTAATTCCAATCCCGCGACCATTATGACTGACCCGCAGACCGCGGACAAAACCTATATTGAGCCGATCACCGTGGATATGGTGGAGAAGATCATCGCCAAGGAACGTCCGGATGCACTTTTGCCTACGTTGGGCGGGCAGACTGCCTTGAATACTGCTGTGGGCCTGGCTGAAAAAGGCGTTCTGAAAAAATACAAGGTTGAAGTTATTGGCGCGGATATAAAGGCGATCAAAAAAGCCGAAGACAGACAGCTTTTCAAGCAGGCGATGCTTAAGATCGGCCTGGACTTGCCGAAAAGCAGCAAGGCCTATACCCTTAAAGAGGCTATGGATGTTGTTACCAAGATAGGTTTCCCGGCGATCATCCGTTCGAGTTTTACCCTTGGCGGAACAGGCGGAAGCGTGGCCTATAATATCGAAGAATTTAAAGGATTAGCCAAGCACGGCCTGGAATCTAGTATGATCAGCGAGATCCTCATTGAGGAATCAGTCATCGGCTGGAAGGAATTCGAGCTGGAGGTTATGCGGGATAAGAAAGACAACGCGGTGATCATCTGCTCGATCGAGAATTTCGACCCTATGGGCGTGCATACCGGCGACAGCATTACTGTAGCTCCGATCCAGACCCTGACTGACCGGGAATACCAGAAGATGCGCGACGCGGCTATTGCCTGTTTGCGCGAGATCGGCGTGGAGACCGGCGGATCGAACGTGCAATTCGCGGTGGACCCCAAAACCGGCAGGATGGTGGTCATTGAGATGAACCCGCGGGTATCCCGCTCATCTGCCCTGGCTTCCAAGGCCACCGGCTTTCCGATCGCCAAGATCGCCGCGAAATTAGCCGTGGGTTATACCCTGGATGAGATACCCAATGACATTACTAAAGAAACGCCTTCCTGCTTTGAGCCTTCGATAGATTATTGCGTGGTTAAAATACCGCGGTTTACCTTTGAGAAATTCCCCCAGTCGGATAATACCCTGACTGTATCGATGAAATCCGTGGGCGAGGCGATGTCCATTGGCCGGACTTTCAAGGAGGCCCTGCAAAAAGGACTGCGTTCTATGGAGATCAAGAAATACGGGTTGGAAAGCATCCTTTTTAAAGACCTCTCGGATATAAAGGCGGATAACGCGGTATGGGAAGAGCTGCGCGCTAAATTAATGACCCCTAATGCCGAACGTTTATTCTATATTGGAGACGCTTTCAGGCTGGGGATGACTGTGGAGCAGATCCATGGCCTCAGCAAGATTGATCCCTGGTTTTTGTTCAATATAAAAGAAATAATCGAATTAGAAAAAGTCCTGAGCAAGAATAAAGATTCCGTTACCAAAGAACTTATGGTTAACGCCAAGGAAATGGGCTTTAGCGACCGGCAACTGGCAAAGCTCTGGGCAAAAGACGAAGCCGATGTTTATCTCCTGCGAAAAAACTTCCAGATCAAGCCGGAATTCAAGCTGGTGGATACCTGCGCCGCGGAATTCAAGGCAGCCACACCTTATTATTACTCGACATACGAGCCGTAAAATGGTATAATTCCTCCAATAGTCACAAAAGAAGGGGTGACGGTTGGAGCTGAAAACATAATATCGCAAGGCAACTCTCAAAAGGGTTGCCTTTTTTGTTTTCGCGGGTCCTGGCAAGGCATTAATTCAGTGAGGCTGTGTCAGTCGCTCGAACATTCCTCGGCCTTCGGCCTGGCACCCGGTCGTATAGTAACGGCCGGTGTAGCCTTGTGGCTTACGGAAACCGCTTGGTGACACAGCCCCACTGGTTCTTACGCCAAACGCACCTTGTTGTCTGCTAAAGCTCAGGGAATAAGAAATAGTTTTTGTTTATCGATAAGTCCTATATGGCGAAAGGCTGTATAGGACTTTTTATTTTGAGTTAGATTTGGCGAGTTTTTACGTCTATTAGTAGTGGGAGGCAAAGAAGAAGTTGACAATACACTAAAAATAGTGTAGACTTGAAATGGACGAAAAGACGGGATACGAAATACTATTTTATAAAACAGAAACTGAAAAAAGCCCAGTAAGAGAGTTTTTGGATGGCTTGCCTTCGAAGGCGCGTTCTAAGATATTAAGATGGTGTGAAAGGCTATCGGTGTATGGGCCTGATCTGCCTCGGCCATATGCCGATACTGTAAGGGGTAAGATCCGCGAATTGCGGGTTATATTCGCTTCAACTCAATATCGGCTGTTATATTTCTTTTCCGGTAAATATATTGTTGTAACGCATGGGTTTATTAAGAAAACGGATGAAGTCCCTTCGAAAGAGTTAGAAAAAGCAATAAATATAATGCGGGACTTTGAAATAATGATCAGGGAAAGAGGTGTTGAGATATGAGAGGAGTAGAAAGGTTTTCTGATTATCTTAAAGAGCAATTGAAAGACGAAGAATTCCGCAATAATTTCGAAGAAGAAGGTGTTTATGCGGATTTGGCGATCCAGGTGGCGAAATTAAGGGAAAAAGAAGGCTTGAGCCAGGCGCAGTTGGCTAAGATACTTAAAACTACCCAGCAAACTGTTTCCCGCCTGGAGGACCCCGGCAATAACAGTCTTTCTTTGGCAACACTTTTAAAACTCGCTCGCGCATTTCGTAAAAACCTGAAAATCCAGTTTGTTTAATAAGAATAAATTAGATTCCTTTACTTCTTGTATTAAAGGTGTATAATAACCCTATGCCTAATACTATTAAGAATGTTGTGCCAGCAGAACCCAATTTGACTTTTTTCGGCCTGGGGATAGCCCCTAAGATCCTGGAGATCTTGGAGAAGAACAAGTTTAAGACCCCTACGCCGATCCAATTTAAAGCTATTCCCATCGGTTTAGAGGGTAAGGATATAATGGGTATTGCCCAGACCGGGACCGGTAAGACCCTGGCCTTTGCCATACCGGTGATTCAGCGCCTGGCCCAGAAGACCGGGAATTGTATGGTCCTGGTGCCTACCCGTGAGCTGGCCCTTCAGGTGGATGAGACCTTCCGCAAGATCGCACCACTGTTTAAGATGAATACCGCGGTATTGATCGGCGGAGCTCCTATGGAGCCGCAGGTACGCCAATTGCGCGCTAATCCCAGGGTGATCATCGCTACTCCGGGAAGGCTGCTTGACCATATGAGCCAATGGAATGTGATGCCCAATGATGTGAATATCCTGGTTATTGATGAAGCGGACCGTATGCTGGATATGGGATTTGCCCCGCAGATCGAGAAGATCTTGAAATTCCTGCCTAAAGACAGGCAGACTATGCTATTTTCGGCGACTATGCCGCAGACGATATTAAAGATCGCCGGCAGCCATATGAAACTTCCGGTAAGCGTGGAGATTGCCCGTTCCGGGACAACCGCCGAGGGGGTTATTCAGGAACTTTTTATCGTCCAGAAGGAAGCCAAGAAAAGGCTTCTGACCAAGATCCTGCAGCAATATCACGGAAGTGTGCTTTTGTTTTCCCGGACCAAGTTTGGGGCTAAGAAGATAACCAGGGGTTTGAGGGATAGCGGGATAAGTGCGGCTGAGATCCATTCCGACCGCAGCCTGGCTCAGCGCAAGGACGCCTTGGACGGGTTCAAGGCCGGACGCCACCGCGTGCTGGTAGCCACTGATATCGCGGCCCGCGGCATTGACGTGACCAATATTGAGCTGGTTATAAATTACGATATCCCGGAAGATCCGGAGAATTACGTGCACCGTATCGGCCGCACCGGCAGGGCCGGGGCTAAGGGCAGGGCTATTTCTTTCGCTATGCCGGATCAGGCCGAGGATGTGCGCAATATCGAGAAACTTATTCAGACTCCGCTTCCGCTGAAGAAGCATCCGGATTTCCCTGAGGAAAAATTTATCGCTGGTTCAAGCAGCGCTAAATCCAGGGGGAATAACCGGCAGCATCATCATGGAAATCGCAACCAGCACAGTCAGCGCAAACCGCAGAAAAATTTCTTCAAGAAATCTTCCAATCGCCGTTTCTAAAACTTTGACCGTTTTATGATAAATCCAGCTAAAGAAAAAGCTTTATCTGATAGATTTGTTAGTTTAGGCGTCCGCCAGGCGGATATTATTGAAAGTTTTATCCGTTCCAGCGGACCGGGCGGCCAGAATGTGAATAAAACTTCCACCTGTGTTTATTTAAGGCATTTGCCTACCGGCATTGAGGTAAAATGCCAGACTGAACGTTCGCAGGCAATGAACCGTTACCGGGCCAGGGTGATCCTGCTGGAAAAGATCGGATCGCGGCTGCTTAGGGAGCGGGCTGAAAAGAAAGCCGCTGCGGAAAAGGCCCGCAGGCAGAAACGCCGGCCGTCCAAGGCAAGTAAATTACGAAATCTGGAAGTCAAACGCAAGCACAGCGCAAAAAAGAGCCTCAGGAAACGCGTGGCGGATTGGGATTAATTCAGTTGATGTACCTGGCCATATAGGAATGGCCAGTATGCGCTTACTGCGCATTGTGTCTTTACAAATGGAGGGTTGGAATGAGTTTGGGCGATATTTATCTTACGCAAAAAGGATTTGAGAAACTGAGCAAGGAACTGGAATTTTTAAAAACCGATAAAAGGCGGCAGTTGTCCAAGGCTATAGGCACGGCAAGGGAGCACGGCGACTTGAGCGAGAACGCCGAGTATGACGCGGCCAAGGACGCCCAGGGGATGAACGAGAAGAAGATCTCCGAACTGGAGGATAAGCTGTCCAGGGCCAGGATCATTGATAATGAGGATATCCCGCACGGCGAGATACTTATCGGAGCCACAGCGCTGCTTAAAGACCTGAAGAGCGGCAAGGAATTCAGTTATACCTTTGTTTCCGAGGAAGAAGCGGATTACGACCAGGGGAAGATCTCAGTTGCCTCTCCTATAGGCGGTGGGCTGTTGGGCCATAAAGAGGGTGAAACAGTGGAGATAAAGATCCCTGCCGGTATATTGCAATACAAGGTTTTGAAGATCACCCGGGATTAGATTTAAAAATTTGTGGATAAAAGAAAAAAATAAGATAGAATATACACATGGCGGATTTCAGCATTGAGAAGAAGATATATTATTATGATACTGACGCCGGCGGCGTAGTCTATTACGCCAATTATCTCAAGCACCTGGAAGAAGGCCGCAACGAGTTTTGCAGGGGCAAAGGGGTTGACCTGGCCGAACTTTCCAAATCCGGGGTGGAATTCCCGGTAGTTCATGTGGAAGTGGATTATAAATCTCCTGCCAGGTACGGGGATACAGTAAAGGTCTATACCCGGATAGAAAAGGTCGGCGGATCGTCGGTGCATTTCTCACAGGAGATCAAAAGGGATGAGACGCTTTTGGTCCGCGCCAAGACTGTCTGGGCGTGCATAGATAAACAATTCAAAGGAAGGCCGGTTCCCGAGCAGGTTAAGGACCGGCTTTTGGCTTAATAGAGAGGAAAAGTATGCCTAATTATGAAATAGTCAGAAAATTCTGCAATCTTACCAAAAAAGAAGCCACGTTCCCGGAGACATACGTAGCCGAGGCGAATGGGGAAGCCAAGCTGATGCGTTATATTGAGGATTGCCTGAGCAAGGAAAACCAATGCCGGCATCTCGGATGTAAATACGCCGCGGGCGATAAGGACCCGTTGGTATAATTTTTTTATAGAGGCATTAGATCTCTTAGACGGTTTAATCATGGACGGAGAGATGAATAAAGATATCGGTTTTGACAACGAGAAATACCTGAAGGAGCAGACCAGCTCGATACTTGACCGGGTAAAGAATTTCGACAATAAGCTTTATTTGGAATTCGGGGGAAAGCTCTGCTACGATTACCACGCTGCCAGGGTTCTGCCGGGTTATGACCCGAACGTCAAACTGAGGCTTTTGCAGTCGCTTAAGGATAAGATTGAAATAGTAATGTGTATTTACGCCGGGGATATTGAAAAAGGCAGGGTGCGCGGGGATTTCGGGATCACCTATGACGCGGCTACCCTGAAGCTGATCGATGACCTGCGCAAGTGGGACCTGGATATTTCATCCGTGGTGATCACCCGTTTCGCCAACCAGTCTTCGGCGGTGATCTTCAAGAACAAGCTGGAGCGCCGGGGGATCAAGGTCTATCTGCATTATCCTATTGAAGGTTACCCGGCGAACGTGGACCTGATCGCCAGCGAAAAAGGGTTCGGCAAGAACGATTATATCAAGACGCATAAACCAATTGTGGTGGTCACCGCGCCCGGGCCGAACAGCGGAAAACTTTCAGTCTGCCTTTCCCAGCTGTATAACGAGCATAAGAAAGGGGTTAACGCCGGTTACGCTAAATTTGAGACATTCCCGATATGGAATATCCCGTTGAAGCATCCGGTTAACGTGGCTTATGAAGCGGCTACCGCGGATATCCAGGATTTTAATCTGGTTGATCCGTTCCATTTGAATGCCTACGGCCTGACCGCGATAAATTATAACCGGGACGTGGAAAGTTTTCCTATCCTTAAACTGATCCTAAGCCGGATCCTGGATAAACAGGCGGCAACCGCGCCGGTGTATAATTCTCCTACCGATATGGGGGTTAACCGCGCGGGCTTCGGTAT
The DNA window shown above is from Candidatus Omnitrophota bacterium and carries:
- a CDS encoding CTP synthase, which gives rise to MAKFIFVTGGVISSLGKGIASASIGRILESRGLKVTLMKLDPYINVDPGTMNPYQHGEVYVTEDGAETDLDLGHYERFTHAKLTRLNNFTSGQVYNSVISRERRGDYLGKTIQVIPHITNEIKDRVKKVGAASDVDIVLVEIGGTVGDIESLPFLEAARQFGLDMGRENVLYIHLTLVPYIKAADELKTKPSQHSVGTLREIGIQPDILICRTERALSREIKEKISLFCNIRPQSVIESKDAPTIYQIPLDFKNQILDEIILSHFQLICKNTELKEWQENVVEKLLNPQKKICIALVGKYIGLQDAYKSIYEALVHAGIANNTKVEIKKIDSEELQKDNAGDMLKDVCGILVPGGFGYRGIEGKIKAIRYARENNIPFLGLCLGMQCSVIEFARNACCMKEANSTEFRKSRYPVISLLEEQADVEDKGGTMRLGAYPCRLKPGTLAAKMYRKTSITERHRHRYEFNNKYRKALEKKGMVFSGIYPKDNLVEIVELKNHPYFIAVQFHPEFKSKPDAPHPLFRGFINAAGRLSTQSKSAPKEK
- the carA gene encoding glutamine-hydrolyzing carbamoyl-phosphate synthase small subunit; the encoded protein is MKAILALEDGKIFHGKSFGASGESYGEVVFNTGMTGYQEVITDPSYKGQIVAMTYPLIGNYGINNEDGESRKSFLEGFVVKEYSKVASNWRSVKSLGDYLKENNVLGIEGVDTRELTLHIRQLGAMKAVLSTIDLDEQSLVRKAKGSKGLIGVDLVKEVSIDEKYNWKQNAKAKKLFKVVVIDCGVKYNILRQLEASGCQVIVVPASTTSGEIMKMKPDGLFLSNGPGDPAAVDYVVNTTRKLLDKLPIFGICLGHQMLGQAFGAKTFKLKFGHHGSNHPVKDLKTGKVAITVQNHGFCVDMETLNKKDVEITHINLNDNTLEGMRHKKLPIFSVQYHPEAAPGPHDAAYLFKDFVKLMKKNA
- the carB gene encoding carbamoyl-phosphate synthase large subunit, translating into MPKRTDIKKILIISSGPIVIGQGCEFDYSGTQACKVLRQEGYEVILVNSNPATIMTDPQTADKTYIEPITVDMVEKIIAKERPDALLPTLGGQTALNTAVGLAEKGVLKKYKVEVIGADIKAIKKAEDRQLFKQAMLKIGLDLPKSSKAYTLKEAMDVVTKIGFPAIIRSSFTLGGTGGSVAYNIEEFKGLAKHGLESSMISEILIEESVIGWKEFELEVMRDKKDNAVIICSIENFDPMGVHTGDSITVAPIQTLTDREYQKMRDAAIACLREIGVETGGSNVQFAVDPKTGRMVVIEMNPRVSRSSALASKATGFPIAKIAAKLAVGYTLDEIPNDITKETPSCFEPSIDYCVVKIPRFTFEKFPQSDNTLTVSMKSVGEAMSIGRTFKEALQKGLRSMEIKKYGLESILFKDLSDIKADNAVWEELRAKLMTPNAERLFYIGDAFRLGMTVEQIHGLSKIDPWFLFNIKEIIELEKVLSKNKDSVTKELMVNAKEMGFSDRQLAKLWAKDEADVYLLRKNFQIKPEFKLVDTCAAEFKAATPYYYSTYEP
- a CDS encoding type II toxin-antitoxin system RelE/ParE family toxin, whose product is MDEKTGYEILFYKTETEKSPVREFLDGLPSKARSKILRWCERLSVYGPDLPRPYADTVRGKIRELRVIFASTQYRLLYFFSGKYIVVTHGFIKKTDEVPSKELEKAINIMRDFEIMIRERGVEI
- a CDS encoding helix-turn-helix transcriptional regulator produces the protein MRGVERFSDYLKEQLKDEEFRNNFEEEGVYADLAIQVAKLREKEGLSQAQLAKILKTTQQTVSRLEDPGNNSLSLATLLKLARAFRKNLKIQFV
- a CDS encoding DEAD/DEAH box helicase; its protein translation is MPNTIKNVVPAEPNLTFFGLGIAPKILEILEKNKFKTPTPIQFKAIPIGLEGKDIMGIAQTGTGKTLAFAIPVIQRLAQKTGNCMVLVPTRELALQVDETFRKIAPLFKMNTAVLIGGAPMEPQVRQLRANPRVIIATPGRLLDHMSQWNVMPNDVNILVIDEADRMLDMGFAPQIEKILKFLPKDRQTMLFSATMPQTILKIAGSHMKLPVSVEIARSGTTAEGVIQELFIVQKEAKKRLLTKILQQYHGSVLLFSRTKFGAKKITRGLRDSGISAAEIHSDRSLAQRKDALDGFKAGRHRVLVATDIAARGIDVTNIELVINYDIPEDPENYVHRIGRTGRAGAKGRAISFAMPDQAEDVRNIEKLIQTPLPLKKHPDFPEEKFIAGSSSAKSRGNNRQHHHGNRNQHSQRKPQKNFFKKSSNRRF
- a CDS encoding peptide chain release factor-like protein, encoding MINPAKEKALSDRFVSLGVRQADIIESFIRSSGPGGQNVNKTSTCVYLRHLPTGIEVKCQTERSQAMNRYRARVILLEKIGSRLLRERAEKKAAAEKARRQKRRPSKASKLRNLEVKRKHSAKKSLRKRVADWD
- the greA gene encoding transcription elongation factor GreA is translated as MGDIYLTQKGFEKLSKELEFLKTDKRRQLSKAIGTAREHGDLSENAEYDAAKDAQGMNEKKISELEDKLSRARIIDNEDIPHGEILIGATALLKDLKSGKEFSYTFVSEEEADYDQGKISVASPIGGGLLGHKEGETVEIKIPAGILQYKVLKITRD
- a CDS encoding acyl-CoA thioesterase; protein product: MADFSIEKKIYYYDTDAGGVVYYANYLKHLEEGRNEFCRGKGVDLAELSKSGVEFPVVHVEVDYKSPARYGDTVKVYTRIEKVGGSSVHFSQEIKRDETLLVRAKTVWACIDKQFKGRPVPEQVKDRLLA
- a CDS encoding DUF1846 domain-containing protein, translating into MNKDIGFDNEKYLKEQTSSILDRVKNFDNKLYLEFGGKLCYDYHAARVLPGYDPNVKLRLLQSLKDKIEIVMCIYAGDIEKGRVRGDFGITYDAATLKLIDDLRKWDLDISSVVITRFANQSSAVIFKNKLERRGIKVYLHYPIEGYPANVDLIASEKGFGKNDYIKTHKPIVVVTAPGPNSGKLSVCLSQLYNEHKKGVNAGYAKFETFPIWNIPLKHPVNVAYEAATADIQDFNLVDPFHLNAYGLTAINYNRDVESFPILKLILSRILDKQAATAPVYNSPTDMGVNRAGFGIINDQAVQEAAKQEMIRRYFRYNSEYIIGIEKQETVDRITLLMEEMGVKINDRVVVQEARAKAEKAEKKGEGNEGICCAAAIQLSDGRILTGKNSRLMHAASSLILNAVKVLAKIPDEILLISPHIINQITKLKEGILDAGTTSMDLEETLIALAISATTNHTAELAMKKLIELRGCEVHMTHIPTPGDDVGLKRLGVNLTTDGKFSSRNLFVA